A genomic window from Prochlorococcus sp. RS04 includes:
- a CDS encoding DUF1825 family protein: protein MGFFESDIVQEEAKKLFTDYQELMKLGSDYGKFDREGKKMFIKKMESLMDRYKVFMKRFELSEDFQAKMTVEQLKTQLSQFGITPDQMFDQMNKTLIRMKDELDKTS from the coding sequence ATGGGATTCTTTGAGTCGGACATCGTTCAAGAAGAAGCTAAAAAGCTTTTTACAGATTACCAAGAACTTATGAAACTTGGCTCTGATTATGGAAAATTTGACAGAGAAGGGAAAAAAATGTTTATAAAAAAAATGGAATCTCTCATGGATCGTTATAAGGTTTTTATGAAGAGATTTGAATTGTCTGAAGATTTTCAAGCAAAAATGACAGTAGAACAATTAAAGACACAGTTAAGTCAATTTGGAATTACTCCTGATCAAATGTTCGATCAAATGAACAAAACCTTAATAAGAATGAAGGATGAACTTGATAAAACTTCTTAA
- the tyrS gene encoding tyrosine--tRNA ligase — protein sequence MTDNLKLPSWLSRGIEEYFPIKGTFQTFSEIIDHAKKNNKKLRVKLGIDPTGTDIHLGHSILFKKLRAFQDNGHIAVLIIGDFTAQIGDPTGKNKTRVQLSEKQVKDNAKTYLTQLGMGKPANESILDFDAKDRIEIRYNSEWLKGLNLNSIIDLMGSATVSQMLAKEEFNKRYTAQVPISLHEFLYPLLQGYDSVVVQSDIELGGTDQKFNIAIGRDLQRHFKQDPQFGVLLPILIGLDGVKKMSKSEFNTVGLTEDPLSMYSKLEKVPDNIIPTYFELLTELDLSFLENTNPRELQRRMALEVTTLFHGAEKALKAQSNCEKLFLGHKEKVGEIPAISLKEVVFPVKFFYLLSALKLFKSSSESKRSIKGGGVKIDSQKVINPDLVFNSKNDLEGKILQIGKKIIKRFEN from the coding sequence ATGACAGATAATTTAAAATTGCCATCATGGCTTTCAAGAGGAATAGAAGAATATTTTCCAATTAAGGGAACATTTCAAACCTTTTCGGAGATAATTGATCATGCGAAAAAAAATAATAAAAAATTAAGGGTTAAACTCGGCATCGATCCAACTGGAACCGATATTCATCTTGGGCACAGCATATTGTTTAAAAAACTTAGGGCATTCCAAGATAATGGACATATTGCAGTTTTAATTATTGGGGATTTTACTGCTCAAATTGGAGATCCAACCGGAAAAAATAAAACAAGAGTTCAGTTATCGGAAAAACAAGTTAAGGATAATGCAAAAACATACTTAACCCAACTAGGGATGGGAAAGCCAGCCAATGAATCTATTTTGGATTTTGATGCAAAAGACAGAATAGAAATTAGATATAACAGTGAATGGTTAAAAGGATTAAATCTTAATTCCATAATTGACTTAATGGGGAGTGCAACAGTTAGTCAAATGCTAGCTAAGGAAGAATTTAATAAAAGGTACACTGCGCAAGTTCCAATTTCTTTGCATGAATTCTTATATCCACTATTACAAGGTTACGATTCGGTAGTTGTTCAATCAGATATTGAGCTTGGAGGCACAGATCAGAAATTCAATATTGCAATAGGAAGAGACCTTCAAAGGCATTTTAAACAAGACCCTCAATTTGGAGTTCTGCTGCCAATTTTGATAGGTTTAGATGGAGTTAAGAAGATGAGTAAATCTGAATTTAACACCGTCGGTTTAACGGAAGATCCTCTTTCAATGTATTCAAAATTAGAAAAAGTACCCGATAATATAATACCCACCTATTTTGAATTACTTACTGAATTAGATTTAAGTTTTCTGGAAAACACAAATCCTCGTGAATTACAGAGAAGAATGGCTTTAGAAGTTACTACTTTATTCCATGGAGCCGAAAAAGCATTAAAGGCGCAATCAAACTGCGAAAAATTATTCCTTGGACATAAAGAAAAAGTTGGAGAAATTCCAGCGATTTCTTTAAAAGAAGTAGTTTTTCCAGTAAAGTTTTTCTACTTATTAAGTGCTCTAAAACTTTTCAAATCTAGCAGCGAATCCAAAAGATCTATCAAAGGTGGGGGTGTAAAAATTGATAGTCAAAAAGTAATAAATCCTGATTTAGTTTTTAATTCAAAAAATGATTTGGAAGGAAAAATTTTGCAAATTGGAAAAAAAATAATTAAGAGGTTTGAAAACTGA
- a CDS encoding leucyl aminopeptidase: protein MQFSTFQKNLDNWQGDSLIFGVLEEEIASQLENIKFLIDPKLLLKKVTQKKFKGEKGKTLSFEFLDQKLETLFIVGLGKSTDLNKSDIENSIGNLVRKTVDKNKKMSIFLPWELINSQLEINQLAESVRLSAYKDNRFNKKKDEKKVLKEIEFLNLKKFENISFQETAQICEGVELARRLVAAPPNSLTPKEMSIQASQIAKDHGLGVKILEAKDCEDLGMGAYLAVAKGSDLDPKFIHLTLKSEGPIKEKIALVGKGLTFDSGGYNLKVGASQIEMMKYDMGGSAAVLGAAKALGAIKPKGLEIHFIVASCENMINGSAVHPGDVVKASNGKTIEINNTDAEGRLTLADALTYASNLKPDSIIDLATLTGAIVVALGNDVAGFWSNNDDLANDLKAASAQSGEELWQMPLQKSYKEGLKSHIADMKNTGPRAGGSITAALFLEEFFDKEIKWAHIDIAGTCWTDKSKGINPSGATGFGVKTLVQWIKNK, encoded by the coding sequence ATGCAATTTTCCACATTCCAAAAAAATCTAGATAACTGGCAAGGTGATTCATTAATTTTTGGTGTTTTAGAGGAAGAAATTGCAAGCCAACTTGAAAACATAAAATTTCTTATTGACCCAAAATTATTACTAAAAAAAGTTACTCAAAAAAAATTTAAAGGAGAAAAAGGAAAAACTTTAAGCTTTGAATTTTTAGATCAAAAATTAGAAACTTTATTCATAGTTGGTCTTGGCAAATCAACAGACCTAAATAAAAGTGATATAGAAAACTCTATAGGAAATCTAGTAAGGAAAACTGTTGATAAAAATAAAAAAATGAGCATCTTCCTACCTTGGGAATTAATAAATTCACAACTAGAAATAAATCAATTAGCAGAGTCAGTCAGATTATCTGCCTATAAGGACAATAGATTCAATAAGAAAAAAGATGAAAAGAAAGTTCTTAAAGAAATAGAGTTTTTGAATTTGAAAAAATTTGAGAATATTAGCTTTCAAGAGACAGCACAAATATGTGAAGGTGTAGAACTAGCAAGAAGACTTGTAGCCGCCCCTCCAAATAGCCTTACTCCTAAGGAAATGTCTATACAAGCTTCTCAAATAGCTAAAGATCATGGTTTAGGAGTAAAAATTTTAGAGGCCAAAGATTGTGAAGATTTAGGGATGGGTGCATATTTAGCTGTAGCAAAAGGATCTGATCTAGATCCTAAATTTATACATCTTACTTTAAAGTCAGAGGGGCCTATAAAAGAAAAGATTGCGCTTGTTGGGAAGGGTTTAACCTTTGATTCTGGAGGATACAATCTGAAAGTGGGAGCCTCTCAAATTGAAATGATGAAATATGATATGGGCGGAAGCGCTGCAGTTTTAGGAGCAGCGAAAGCACTTGGGGCAATAAAACCAAAGGGATTAGAAATTCATTTTATTGTGGCATCTTGCGAAAACATGATAAATGGATCTGCAGTACATCCTGGGGATGTAGTTAAAGCATCTAATGGTAAGACAATTGAAATAAATAACACTGATGCAGAGGGTAGACTCACATTAGCTGATGCTTTAACTTACGCATCAAATTTAAAACCTGATTCAATAATAGATCTCGCAACTTTAACAGGAGCTATTGTTGTTGCGTTAGGGAATGATGTAGCTGGATTCTGGAGCAATAATGATGATCTTGCAAATGACCTAAAAGCTGCATCAGCCCAGTCTGGAGAGGAATTATGGCAAATGCCTTTACAAAAATCTTATAAAGAAGGTTTAAAATCTCATATAGCTGACATGAAAAATACAGGGCCTAGAGCAGGTGGCTCAATAACTGCTGCTTTGTTTTTAGAAGAATTCTTTGATAAAGAGATTAAATGGGCTCATATTGATATTGCTGGGACTTGTTGGACTGACAAGAGTAAGGGAATTAACCCATCAGGTGCAACCGGTTTTGGAGTTAAAACTCTTGTTCAATGGATTAAAAATAAATAA